From the Desulfosarcina sp. BuS5 genome, one window contains:
- the alr gene encoding alanine racemase — MIAPSAWVEINTERLCYNLLEIRQIISSKTRLMAVVKANAYGHGMIEVAQQAKKSGADMLGVARIDEGIKLRKAGLDLPVLIFGFTHQSHALKLIEYDLTQTVFSLQSAEALSETAQAAGKKIRVHLKIDTGMGRLGFWSDKIDRIVNEVISTVGLEGLEIEGVYTHFASADWRNKDYTQRQFDFFIDILNRLELKGFQVPIRHAANSAAIIDLPETYLDMVRAGIMIYGLYPSGEVKKERINLKPVMTLKTRVTHVKRVPAGFKVSYGSTYEAINPTTIATVSIGYSDGLNRLLSSRGHMLLHGCKAPIAGRVCMDMTMLDTGNISDVMAGDEVVVFGEQGDESIAVDQIAKITSTINYEVVTGIAGNLPRITNTN, encoded by the coding sequence TTGATTGCTCCCTCTGCATGGGTTGAAATAAATACTGAAAGATTATGTTATAATTTGTTGGAAATACGGCAGATTATTAGTTCCAAGACGCGTCTGATGGCTGTGGTTAAGGCCAATGCTTACGGCCATGGAATGATTGAGGTTGCTCAACAGGCTAAAAAAAGCGGTGCAGATATGCTGGGGGTTGCAAGGATTGATGAAGGGATAAAACTCAGAAAAGCGGGGCTTGATCTGCCTGTTTTAATTTTTGGTTTTACCCATCAATCTCATGCTTTAAAACTAATTGAATACGATCTTACCCAGACTGTTTTTTCGCTTCAAAGCGCCGAGGCCCTGTCCGAAACCGCCCAGGCAGCCGGGAAAAAAATCAGGGTTCACTTGAAAATCGACACAGGTATGGGCCGGCTCGGGTTCTGGTCTGACAAAATAGACAGAATTGTTAATGAAGTTATATCGACTGTCGGCCTGGAAGGTCTGGAAATTGAGGGAGTTTATACGCATTTTGCCAGTGCTGACTGGCGGAACAAGGATTATACACAAAGGCAGTTTGACTTTTTTATTGATATTTTAAACAGGCTTGAATTAAAGGGGTTTCAGGTTCCTATCCGACATGCCGCAAACAGCGCCGCAATAATTGATCTTCCTGAAACATATCTGGATATGGTGCGAGCCGGTATTATGATATACGGTCTTTATCCTTCTGGTGAAGTAAAAAAAGAACGTATAAATCTGAAGCCGGTAATGACATTAAAGACCAGGGTTACACATGTAAAAAGAGTACCGGCCGGTTTTAAGGTGAGCTATGGCTCTACTTATGAAGCGATCAATCCCACCACCATTGCAACTGTTTCAATCGGATATTCGGACGGACTAAACCGTCTGCTCTCTTCCAGGGGCCATATGCTGCTTCACGGCTGCAAGGCGCCCATAGCAGGCCGGGTCTGTATGGACATGACAATGCTTGATACCGGTAACATATCGGATGTGATGGCAGGGGACGAAGTGGTGGTTTTTGGGGAACAGGGCGATGAATCCATTGCTGTCGACCAGATCGCAAAAATCACAAGTACAATCAACTATGAAGTCGTGACGGGCATAGCAGGCAATTTGCCAAGAATAACCAACACAAATTGA
- a CDS encoding bifunctional folylpolyglutamate synthase/dihydrofolate synthase, with translation MTEQDIYANCLESMFGLRRFGIKLGLDTIRSILDDLGNPQERFACIHVAGTNGKGSIASAIASILFTSGYKAGLYTSPHLVKFNERISINNKNISDNNVVASYNAVKNADYGTREPTFFEFATAMALYEFGKEEVEWAVIETGMGGRLDATNILNPEISIISNIALEHQFYLGNTIAQIAGEKGGIIKESTPVVSGARQKSAKDVIKDIAKQHSAPLYFSGDDFRIRKTQKGMFSYFGLEKEWHNIRPGLPGEHQIDNAAIVLAVCEILRSNGLDLPFSKIREGLLNTQWPGRLEIVCQSPVVILDGAHNLVASKMLADYLSQNMAGKKITLVVGILDDKPYEDMLRCLIPVCSRVILTQPEIDRSLSPDQLYPVAEKMISDVSMIPDVGEAVKHAVDTVLPDEAVCIAGSLYVVGEAKEALGERFAGGAA, from the coding sequence ATGACCGAACAGGATATATATGCAAATTGTCTTGAGTCGATGTTTGGGCTCAGGAGATTCGGTATCAAGCTTGGCCTTGATACGATCAGGTCTATACTGGATGATCTTGGAAATCCTCAAGAACGGTTTGCGTGTATACATGTTGCCGGGACCAATGGCAAGGGATCGATAGCTTCAGCAATTGCTTCAATATTATTTACCTCCGGATATAAAGCAGGACTTTATACATCCCCTCATCTTGTAAAATTCAATGAGAGGATATCGATAAACAATAAAAACATTTCCGACAATAATGTTGTCGCATCTTATAATGCTGTGAAAAATGCCGACTACGGAACCAGGGAGCCGACTTTTTTTGAGTTTGCAACGGCGATGGCGCTTTATGAATTCGGCAAAGAAGAGGTTGAGTGGGCTGTTATAGAAACAGGCATGGGCGGGCGGCTGGACGCCACCAATATTTTAAATCCCGAGATTTCTATAATATCAAATATAGCCCTTGAACATCAATTTTACCTGGGTAATACAATAGCGCAAATAGCAGGTGAAAAGGGTGGTATCATAAAAGAATCGACTCCGGTTGTGTCCGGTGCAAGGCAAAAGAGCGCAAAAGATGTAATAAAAGATATCGCAAAACAACACTCAGCTCCTTTATACTTTTCCGGAGATGATTTTCGGATAAGGAAAACTCAAAAAGGGATGTTTTCATATTTTGGGCTTGAAAAAGAGTGGCACAATATACGTCCCGGTTTGCCAGGAGAGCATCAGATAGATAATGCTGCTATTGTTCTTGCCGTATGTGAAATATTGAGATCTAATGGCTTGGATCTTCCCTTTTCAAAAATCCGGGAAGGCCTTTTAAATACTCAATGGCCAGGAAGACTCGAGATAGTCTGCCAATCTCCTGTTGTTATCCTGGACGGAGCGCATAACCTTGTTGCGTCAAAAATGCTGGCTGATTATTTATCACAAAATATGGCAGGCAAAAAGATAACCCTTGTAGTCGGTATACTGGATGACAAGCCATATGAAGATATGCTCAGATGTCTGATACCGGTTTGCAGCAGGGTAATCCTGACCCAGCCTGAAATCGACCGATCTCTATCACCGGATCAACTCTATCCGGTTGCGGAAAAAATGATCTCTGATGTCAGTATGATTCCTGATGTGGGAGAGGCAGTAAAGCATGCTGTTGATACGGTACTGCCGGATGAAGCGGTCTGTATAGCCGGTTCTCTCTATGTTGTGGGTGAGGCTAAGGAGGCTTTGGGGGAGCGCTTCGCTGGAGGAGCGGCCTGA
- a CDS encoding acyl-CoA carboxylase subunit beta, translated as MDKFTEDRINELREKKKAAKLGGGQKKLEAQRKKGRMTARERIEYFLDDGSFHEHSVLIGLEDGSPTDGIICGYGTVNGKKVSVYSQDPTIRGGSVGVLSGYRMYKTVEKALQLGIPFIGLHDSPGARLPKLTESKTAIGMLMEKNGGSIFYPNTQGSGVIPQICGMMGSCAGLSVYSPALTDFIFMVDKQSHMYITGPAMVKTVTGEDLTHDELGGAEVHCTKSGVADGRFESEKALMDNLKELLGYLPQNADEQPPVVNTGDDPNRTVDELTDIVSSKASRAYDVHKVIEVIVDNGKFFEIKPEFAKEMVVGFARLNGKTVGIVANQPMVYAGSLTVDSSDKQTRFMRFCDCFNIPVVLLIDTPAYMPGSDQEHSGIIRHGAKVLYSLCEMSVPRISLVMRKSYGGGNLGMGTIPGMKTDMVYYWPIAEAGVLGAPASVELHFGKEIRAAEDPQAMRAQKLEEYITQYANPMREASGNWSFEDVIEPRDTRKILIRSLEYLSTKRQDITHRTIKKKHGNIPL; from the coding sequence ATGGATAAATTTACTGAAGATAGAATCAATGAGTTAAGAGAGAAAAAAAAGGCTGCAAAGCTGGGTGGTGGTCAAAAAAAACTGGAAGCGCAGCGTAAAAAAGGAAGAATGACTGCCAGGGAAAGGATCGAATATTTTTTAGATGATGGTAGTTTTCATGAACATTCTGTCTTGATCGGCCTGGAAGACGGTAGCCCGACTGACGGAATAATATGCGGATACGGCACTGTAAACGGAAAAAAAGTTAGTGTATATTCACAAGACCCTACGATCAGGGGAGGATCGGTTGGGGTTTTAAGTGGTTACAGGATGTACAAAACAGTCGAAAAGGCGCTGCAGTTGGGAATCCCTTTTATCGGGCTGCATGATTCACCAGGAGCAAGACTTCCCAAGCTAACCGAAAGTAAAACCGCGATAGGAATGCTGATGGAAAAAAACGGTGGCTCAATCTTTTATCCTAATACCCAGGGTTCCGGAGTTATTCCCCAGATCTGCGGTATGATGGGAAGCTGTGCCGGCCTTTCTGTATACTCCCCGGCTCTTACAGATTTTATATTTATGGTAGATAAACAGAGTCATATGTATATCACCGGACCGGCCATGGTTAAAACTGTTACCGGCGAGGATCTGACCCACGATGAGCTGGGAGGAGCCGAGGTTCACTGTACGAAGAGCGGCGTAGCAGATGGAAGATTTGAGAGCGAAAAAGCATTAATGGATAATCTAAAGGAACTGCTTGGTTATTTACCCCAGAATGCGGATGAACAGCCTCCTGTAGTCAATACCGGCGATGATCCTAATAGAACTGTTGATGAATTGACTGATATTGTATCCTCCAAAGCTAGCAGGGCCTATGATGTTCATAAAGTTATTGAGGTCATTGTGGATAATGGCAAATTTTTTGAAATAAAACCGGAGTTTGCCAAAGAGATGGTTGTCGGATTTGCTCGGTTGAACGGCAAAACAGTTGGTATAGTTGCAAATCAGCCTATGGTTTACGCCGGCAGTCTTACAGTCGACAGTTCTGATAAGCAGACCAGGTTTATGAGATTTTGCGACTGTTTTAATATTCCTGTCGTACTGCTTATAGATACTCCGGCATACATGCCCGGAAGCGATCAGGAACATAGCGGCATCATTCGTCATGGTGCTAAAGTATTATATTCACTTTGTGAAATGTCTGTTCCACGTATATCTCTCGTAATGAGAAAATCATACGGTGGCGGGAATCTCGGCATGGGGACAATCCCGGGTATGAAAACCGATATGGTTTACTATTGGCCCATTGCGGAAGCAGGCGTACTCGGAGCTCCTGCATCGGTTGAACTCCATTTTGGCAAGGAGATAAGGGCGGCGGAAGATCCACAAGCAATGAGAGCGCAAAAGTTGGAAGAATATATTACACAATATGCCAATCCAATGCGTGAAGCCTCCGGCAACTGGAGCTTTGAGGATGTTATTGAGCCAAGGGATACAAGAAAGATCTTGATCAGAAGCCTTGAATATCTTTCAACTAAAAGACAGGATATTACTCATAGAACTATTAAAAAGAAACATGGAAATATTCCACTATAG
- a CDS encoding TRAP transporter small permease subunit, producing the protein MEQNNNFLKKLFYGTVALGSVSIRWVLFFMAFIMFYDVVMRYVFNSPTVWAQETCEYMMVFLTFIGLAETQKQKAHIRMDYLYARFPESLRRCLDLFSHFLVALFALLIFSTSFRMSLLALQYGSKSNSLMETPLFLMYAIIPVGMILLLMQCVIDIAKSIKSLLGVDSGKTCKF; encoded by the coding sequence ATGGAACAGAATAATAATTTTTTAAAAAAACTGTTTTATGGAACTGTCGCCCTGGGTTCGGTATCTATCAGGTGGGTGCTCTTTTTCATGGCGTTTATAATGTTTTATGATGTTGTTATGAGATACGTTTTTAATTCACCTACCGTATGGGCCCAGGAAACATGTGAATATATGATGGTATTTTTGACTTTTATCGGCTTGGCTGAAACCCAGAAACAGAAAGCGCATATCAGGATGGATTATCTCTATGCCAGGTTTCCTGAAAGCCTTCGAAGGTGTCTGGATCTTTTTTCCCATTTTCTGGTGGCACTGTTTGCATTGTTGATCTTTTCCACTTCATTCAGGATGTCGCTTTTAGCTTTGCAATACGGTTCCAAATCTAACTCTCTTATGGAAACACCCCTTTTTTTAATGTATGCAATAATTCCTGTGGGAATGATTTTGCTGTTAATGCAGTGTGTTATAGATATAGCAAAATCAATAAAAAGCCTATTAGGGGTCGATTCCGGAAAGACTTGTAAATTTTAA
- a CDS encoding TRAP transporter large permease yields MSVTLIVILSILIALLLLFLGSPVFVSLGLAGALGIFFNDIFLGGVGLSVLQTNVFGSVSKTTLVAAPLFILMGEIIFRSGIGADLYTAISRLLHRLPGGLAIATVAASTIFGAMCGVSIAAVATIGVIALPEMLKRDYDPKLAAGSVCAPGALAMLVPPSLLFILYGEVSGVSVAKLFTAGFFPGLLLALLMCAYILVHETRPQHKKKSNEDVEHLTINEIVRIILGLWSPLLLIGAVLLSIYVGIATPTESAAIGVFGAYLIAFFKYRNMDWQTFTGTLQQAAKVTSTILIILVGASIFTQFLNLLRVPDACAGFVISLDISPWVTMLMIQVMLLFLGMFIDGASMVLITTPILLPTMLALHWDPIWFGVLMITNINIAVITPPVGLNLYTLASITKEVSMETILKGTLPYVIVEFVGLLLLIFFPQISLWLPSLMR; encoded by the coding sequence ATGAGCGTAACCCTTATAGTTATCCTGTCGATCCTGATCGCTCTCCTTCTTCTCTTTCTGGGGAGTCCTGTTTTCGTCAGCCTCGGTCTGGCCGGAGCGTTAGGTATATTTTTTAATGATATTTTTCTTGGCGGCGTCGGACTTTCCGTACTTCAAACAAATGTTTTCGGTTCTGTTTCAAAAACCACTCTTGTGGCGGCGCCTTTATTCATCCTGATGGGTGAAATAATATTTCGCAGCGGCATCGGGGCAGATCTTTATACTGCTATAAGCCGTTTGCTGCATCGTCTGCCCGGAGGACTGGCCATAGCAACGGTTGCCGCCTCTACTATATTCGGAGCCATGTGCGGCGTTAGTATTGCGGCAGTGGCGACCATCGGAGTAATCGCCCTGCCGGAGATGCTGAAACGGGATTATGACCCAAAACTTGCCGCCGGCTCTGTATGCGCTCCCGGAGCGCTTGCCATGCTTGTGCCGCCGAGCCTGTTATTTATACTTTACGGCGAGGTTTCCGGAGTTTCGGTTGCCAAGCTTTTTACGGCAGGTTTTTTCCCTGGTCTTTTGCTTGCTCTCTTAATGTGCGCTTATATCCTGGTACACGAGACCAGACCGCAGCACAAAAAAAAATCCAACGAAGATGTCGAGCATCTTACCATAAATGAAATCGTCCGGATCATATTGGGATTGTGGTCTCCCCTGCTCCTTATCGGCGCGGTGCTCCTTTCTATCTATGTTGGCATTGCAACGCCTACAGAGTCTGCGGCCATAGGCGTTTTCGGGGCATATCTGATCGCATTTTTTAAATACAGGAATATGGACTGGCAGACTTTTACCGGAACATTGCAACAGGCCGCCAAGGTGACTTCAACAATTCTTATTATTCTTGTTGGAGCATCGATTTTTACCCAGTTTTTAAACTTGCTGAGGGTTCCGGATGCTTGTGCCGGCTTTGTAATTTCTTTGGACATCTCTCCCTGGGTCACCATGCTCATGATACAAGTTATGCTGCTTTTTTTGGGCATGTTTATTGACGGAGCATCCATGGTTCTGATAACAACGCCTATCCTGCTGCCCACCATGCTGGCCCTGCACTGGGATCCGATCTGGTTCGGGGTTTTGATGATAACCAATATCAATATAGCTGTTATAACTCCTCCTGTCGGTTTAAATTTGTATACCCTGGCCAGCATCACTAAGGAAGTTAGTATGGAGACGATTTTAAAAGGGACTTTACCATACGTGATCGTCGAGTTTGTCGGTCTGCTGCTACTGATATTTTTTCCGCAAATCAGTTTATGGTTGCCGAGTCTGATGCGATAG
- a CDS encoding enoyl-CoA hydratase/isomerase family protein: protein MDFETIQLEKKERLATLRFNRPDKSNALNRTMMTELSAAIEDVAADDEIRALLLTGVGKAFCAGADLDIMPGGGASDMGELGVEILRRSFLFKTAKRIISGIQKMEKPTIAMINGACVGAGFDIALACDIRIASEKSKFMCGFVKLGIFPGFGAAWLYPRTMGLGKAFEMLYTGDMLKAQEAKEIGMLNKIAPPEELESVTMEMVQKIVNGPPIALRFMKAQVYKGFGTDLDTALDEAAVCESITLASKDFIEGVASFREKRPVSFKGN, encoded by the coding sequence ATGGATTTTGAAACAATTCAACTGGAGAAGAAAGAACGCCTAGCCACGTTAAGATTTAACAGGCCGGACAAGAGTAACGCCTTGAACCGGACCATGATGACTGAGCTGTCTGCTGCTATTGAGGATGTTGCTGCGGATGACGAGATCAGGGCTTTGCTCTTGACAGGAGTTGGCAAGGCCTTTTGCGCCGGCGCCGACCTTGACATTATGCCGGGCGGTGGCGCCAGTGATATGGGTGAGCTGGGGGTTGAAATCTTGCGGCGTTCATTCCTGTTTAAAACCGCTAAAAGGATAATTTCCGGGATCCAGAAGATGGAAAAACCTACTATCGCCATGATCAACGGCGCTTGTGTGGGAGCCGGTTTTGATATTGCCCTGGCTTGTGATATCAGAATTGCCAGTGAAAAATCAAAATTCATGTGCGGGTTTGTCAAGCTGGGTATTTTTCCAGGTTTTGGAGCTGCATGGCTTTATCCTAGAACCATGGGCCTGGGAAAAGCTTTCGAGATGCTTTATACTGGTGATATGCTTAAAGCTCAGGAGGCCAAAGAAATAGGTATGCTTAATAAAATTGCGCCGCCGGAAGAGCTTGAGTCAGTTACAATGGAGATGGTGCAAAAGATTGTAAACGGCCCTCCAATAGCTTTAAGATTTATGAAGGCACAGGTCTATAAGGGGTTCGGCACTGATCTGGATACGGCTTTGGATGAAGCGGCAGTTTGTGAATCGATTACCCTTGCCTCAAAAGATTTTATTGAAGGCGTAGCATCGTTTAGAGAAAAAAGACCGGTATCTTTCAAAGGTAATTAA
- the rpsU gene encoding 30S ribosomal protein S21 yields the protein MKEIEVKVYDNDLEKAMRILKKKIQNDGLFKRLKIKKSYEKPSEYKRRKQREALRRQRIAASRTRYRNRF from the coding sequence TTGAAAGAAATTGAGGTCAAGGTTTACGATAATGACCTTGAAAAGGCTATGCGCATTTTGAAAAAAAAGATTCAAAACGACGGTCTTTTTAAACGATTAAAAATAAAAAAAAGTTACGAAAAGCCCAGCGAATACAAACGGCGTAAACAGCGTGAAGCCTTAAGAAGACAGAGGATTGCCGCTTCTAGAACCAGATATAGGAATAGATTCTAA
- a CDS encoding TRAP transporter substrate-binding protein: protein MKKRFELFLIIFLVVFMLVPAAVHAKSSGNKELRLILASYIPVGYPYFYDVQKLFIDMVNERGRGIVHLDAYFSGTLLKGKELLPGLIAGTADIIIQTNGYLLGTFPIIGFQILPVWNGCIQYNCSQKIGSDLYNFLNEELKKKNFFQLAASGAVFDCIWTKKKLVRKPSDLKGLKIRVPGKIQAMLFQAMGASPVTMASAEIPQALQRGVIDGAAICPWTAKGRGIEEFCKYMTVYPVSYQSTPIYMLRDKWESWPAEVKNLILEVAVDWGKRVKYFGYNNNALMNDGQLTKEIIPFFKKKGMQAVFLTDEEKNAFVQAAEPVIKGWVNDVGEERGRRVLMFIKESFHNKSNGTE from the coding sequence ATGAAAAAACGATTTGAATTATTTCTGATAATTTTTCTTGTTGTCTTTATGCTGGTCCCTGCTGCTGTTCATGCGAAGAGCAGCGGAAACAAAGAACTGAGATTAATTCTTGCTTCATATATTCCGGTAGGGTATCCTTATTTTTACGATGTTCAAAAGCTATTTATTGATATGGTCAATGAGCGCGGTCGTGGAATTGTGCACCTGGATGCGTATTTCAGCGGCACACTTTTAAAGGGTAAGGAGTTGCTGCCCGGGCTGATAGCCGGAACTGCGGATATAATTATCCAGACTAATGGTTATTTATTAGGCACCTTTCCTATTATAGGTTTCCAGATATTACCTGTTTGGAATGGCTGTATTCAATACAACTGTTCCCAGAAAATTGGATCAGATTTGTACAATTTTTTAAATGAGGAATTAAAGAAAAAAAATTTTTTTCAGCTTGCAGCATCAGGAGCTGTTTTTGATTGTATCTGGACCAAAAAAAAATTGGTGCGAAAACCATCAGACTTAAAGGGATTAAAAATCAGGGTACCTGGCAAGATACAGGCCATGCTGTTTCAGGCCATGGGGGCTTCGCCGGTTACAATGGCTTCGGCAGAAATCCCCCAGGCCCTGCAAAGGGGAGTTATTGACGGCGCAGCAATCTGTCCATGGACGGCCAAGGGTCGCGGGATTGAAGAATTTTGTAAATATATGACTGTTTATCCTGTTTCTTATCAGTCTACTCCTATCTATATGTTGAGGGATAAATGGGAAAGCTGGCCTGCTGAAGTTAAAAATCTGATTTTAGAGGTTGCTGTGGATTGGGGAAAAAGGGTTAAATACTTTGGGTATAATAATAATGCCCTTATGAATGATGGTCAATTGACAAAAGAAATCATCCCATTTTTTAAGAAAAAAGGTATGCAGGCTGTTTTTTTAACGGATGAGGAAAAAAATGCCTTTGTGCAGGCCGCTGAACCGGTTATTAAAGGTTGGGTTAATGACGTGGGAGAGGAGCGGGGGAGAAGGGTCTTAATGTTTATTAAAGAGTCCTTTCACAATAAGTCAAATGGAACAGAATAA
- a CDS encoding enoyl-CoA hydratase/isomerase family protein, whose protein sequence is MEKGIIRDDKGYVSTIIFNRPEKRNALDADALFLFGDTIKAIEKEKQSRVIILRGTGKKVFTSGVDLAGGKKEFKRTIEALDYSLNSMMEYPLPIIAMICGPAIGAGLDFAVISDFRISADNARFGAPLVRLGRTYYYTAIERLTRLVGLAGSKEMLLTGKLIDAARAVELGLVNRVVSLDEIESVIFDLAVELSEKTAPMAVKVTKYTIRKLFETTSINSELGNDLHKLVEEINKSEDAGEGINAMLEKRKPVFKGR, encoded by the coding sequence ATGGAAAAGGGAATCATAAGAGATGACAAGGGATATGTAAGTACGATTATATTCAATCGTCCCGAAAAAAGGAATGCTTTAGATGCTGATGCCCTTTTTCTTTTTGGTGATACCATTAAAGCGATTGAAAAAGAGAAGCAGTCAAGAGTTATTATTTTAAGAGGAACGGGGAAAAAAGTTTTTACATCCGGGGTTGATCTGGCAGGCGGTAAAAAAGAGTTCAAGCGGACGATTGAAGCCCTTGACTATTCTCTCAACAGTATGATGGAGTATCCTTTGCCGATAATTGCCATGATTTGCGGCCCTGCTATTGGAGCCGGTCTGGATTTTGCGGTGATTTCGGATTTTCGTATATCTGCCGATAACGCACGTTTCGGCGCTCCCCTGGTCAGGTTGGGCCGGACTTACTATTACACGGCCATAGAGCGTTTAACCCGGCTTGTCGGTCTGGCCGGTTCCAAAGAGATGCTGCTTACCGGAAAACTTATCGATGCGGCCAGAGCCGTAGAGTTAGGTCTTGTAAACAGGGTGGTAAGCCTGGATGAGATTGAATCCGTTATATTCGATCTGGCCGTCGAACTTTCTGAAAAGACTGCCCCTATGGCAGTTAAAGTTACTAAATACACAATCAGGAAACTGTTTGAAACGACCTCTATAAATTCTGAATTGGGTAATGATCTTCACAAATTAGTGGAAGAGATTAACAAGAGTGAGGATGCCGGGGAAGGAATTAATGCCATGCTTGAGAAAAGGAAACCAGTTTTTAAAGGGAGGTAA